One stretch of Daphnia pulicaria isolate SC F1-1A chromosome 8, SC_F0-13Bv2, whole genome shotgun sequence DNA includes these proteins:
- the LOC124312446 gene encoding extensin-2-like isoform X1 — MANFAITLLLAVVSMLAGSTTGGPMGSSSASSSYYQTTTTKEYYTTKKAEYYTTYAAPSYYTEAPKYYTTKAPEYYTTTYAAPTYYTKAPEYYTTKKIENYTTTYAAPSYYTEAPKYYTTKAPEYYTTAAYYTTKAPEYYTTQAPYYTTTYAAPAYYTEAPKYYTTKAAQYYTTASYYTTKAPEYYTTKKAEYYTTPAPYYSTTTYAAPSYYTEAPKYYTTAAYYTKVPEYYTTKAPEYYTTTSYYNTKAPEYYTIKKTEYYTEAPKYYSAPAY; from the exons ATGG CTAACTTTGCCATTACGCTGCTGCTAGCTGTTGTCTCGATGCTGGCTGGATCTACTACGGGTGGACCGATGGGCTCATCTTCTGCATCAAGTAGCTATTACCAGACCACAACAACGaaagagtactacaccaccaagaaaGCTGAATACTACACGACTTACGCtgctcccagctactacactgaggccccgaagtactacaccactaaagcgccggagtactacaccacgacgtATGCAGCTCCTACCTATTACACCAAg GCTCcggagtattacaccacaaagAAGATCGAGAACTACAcaacaacctacgctgcccctagctactacaccgaggctcctaagtactacaccacaaagGCTCCAGAATACTACACTACTGctgcttactacaccaccaaggcacccgagtactacacaaccCAGGCACCTTACTACACTACGACTTATGCAGCTCCTGCCTACTACACTGAGGCcccaaagtactacaccaccaaagcaGCTCAGTATTATACAACTGCctcctactacaccactaaggcgccagaatactacaccaccaagaaaGCTGAATACTACACTACTCCAGCACCTTACTACAGCACTACGACCTACGCtgctcccagctactacaccgaggctcccaagtattacaccactgctgcttactacaccaaggttcccgagtactacaccaccaaggctcccgaATATTACACAACCACTTCCTACTACAACACAAAGGCTCCTGAGTACTACACAATCAAGAAAACCGagtactacactgaggctccCAAATATTATTCTGCGCCAGCATACTAG
- the LOC124312474 gene encoding uncharacterized protein LOC124312474, protein MPMQLSLFNVVVDVILCRTRFDKIAVICQDYYFHHNRKYKNVDYWCCSRRGCNVRLTSVCVNHETGEMNFSRSSTNFKHQHLPNGPNLIGKEFRRQLLFQLDNVVADSGEIQPATPASVYEELRRQVIKGGVPESLIPSFRCVRSTIHRYRQNRKLLETSRNLDFNKENRKENNLVSMEELSTSLDLLVLTHLHIQNL, encoded by the exons ATGCCAATGCAATTGTCTCTGTTTaatgtcgtcgtcgacgtcaTTCTCTGCCGCACCAGATTCGATAAAATCGCCGTCATCTGCCaggattattattttcaccATAATCGTAAATACAAG AATGTCGACTATTGGTGTTGTTCTCGACGTGGATGTAACGTTCGTTTGACCAGCGTCTGTGTCAATCACGAAACTGGAGAGATGAATTTTTCTCGTAGCAGTACAAATTTTAAACACCAACATCTGCCAAACGGACCAAATTTGATCGGCAAAGAATTTCGTCGCCAGCTACTTTTTCAATTGGACAATGTTGTAGCCGATTCGGGAGAAATTCAACCGGCCACTCCTGCTTCCGTCTATGAAGAACTCCGTCGGCAGGTTATCAAAGGTGGTGTCCCTGAATCGCTGATTCCTTCCTTCAGGTGTGTCCGCAGTACAATTCATCGTTACCGTCAAAACCGTAAACTACTTGAGACATCAAGAAATTTGGAtttcaacaaagaaaacagaa aagaaaataatttagtttCAATGGAAGAATTATCTACTAGTCTTGATCTACTAGTCTTGACTCATCTCCACATCCAGAATCTTTGA
- the LOC124312446 gene encoding extensin-2-like isoform X2, with protein MANFAITLLLAVVSMLAGSTTGGPMGSSSASSSYYQTTTTKEYYTTKKAEYYTTYAAPSYYTEAPKYYTTKAPEYYTTTYAAPTYYTKAPEYYTTASYYTTKAPKYYTTKAPEYYTTAAYYTTKAPEYYTTQAPYYTTTYAAPAYYTEAPKYYTTKAAQYYTTASYYTTKAPEYYTTKKAEYYTTPAPYYSTTTYAAPSYYTEAPKYYTTAAYYTKVPEYYTTKAPEYYTTTSYYNTKAPEYYTIKKTEYYTEAPKYYSAPAY; from the exons ATGG CTAACTTTGCCATTACGCTGCTGCTAGCTGTTGTCTCGATGCTGGCTGGATCTACTACGGGTGGACCGATGGGCTCATCTTCTGCATCAAGTAGCTATTACCAGACCACAACAACGaaagagtactacaccaccaagaaaGCTGAATACTACACGACTTACGCtgctcccagctactacactgaggccccgaagtactacaccactaaagcgccggagtactacaccacgacgtATGCAGCTCCTACCTATTACACCAAggctcccgagtactacaccacggcTTCTTACTATACCACAAAG gctcctaagtactacaccacaaagGCTCCAGAATACTACACTACTGctgcttactacaccaccaaggcacccgagtactacacaaccCAGGCACCTTACTACACTACGACTTATGCAGCTCCTGCCTACTACACTGAGGCcccaaagtactacaccaccaaagcaGCTCAGTATTATACAACTGCctcctactacaccactaaggcgccagaatactacaccaccaagaaaGCTGAATACTACACTACTCCAGCACCTTACTACAGCACTACGACCTACGCtgctcccagctactacaccgaggctcccaagtattacaccactgctgcttactacaccaaggttcccgagtactacaccaccaaggctcccgaATATTACACAACCACTTCCTACTACAACACAAAGGCTCCTGAGTACTACACAATCAAGAAAACCGagtactacactgaggctccCAAATATTATTCTGCGCCAGCATACTAG
- the LOC124312446 gene encoding extensin-2-like isoform X3 codes for MANFAITLLLAVVSMLAGSTTGGPMGSSSASSSYYQTTTTKEYYTTKKAEYYTTYAAPSYYTEAPKYYTTKAPEYYTTTYAAPTYYTKAPKYYTTKAPEYYTTAAYYTTKAPEYYTTQAPYYTTTYAAPAYYTEAPKYYTTKAAQYYTTASYYTTKAPEYYTTKKAEYYTTPAPYYSTTTYAAPSYYTEAPKYYTTAAYYTKVPEYYTTKAPEYYTTTSYYNTKAPEYYTIKKTEYYTEAPKYYSAPAY; via the exons ATGG CTAACTTTGCCATTACGCTGCTGCTAGCTGTTGTCTCGATGCTGGCTGGATCTACTACGGGTGGACCGATGGGCTCATCTTCTGCATCAAGTAGCTATTACCAGACCACAACAACGaaagagtactacaccaccaagaaaGCTGAATACTACACGACTTACGCtgctcccagctactacactgaggccccgaagtactacaccactaaagcgccggagtactacaccacgacgtATGCAGCTCCTACCTATTACACCAAg gctcctaagtactacaccacaaagGCTCCAGAATACTACACTACTGctgcttactacaccaccaaggcacccgagtactacacaaccCAGGCACCTTACTACACTACGACTTATGCAGCTCCTGCCTACTACACTGAGGCcccaaagtactacaccaccaaagcaGCTCAGTATTATACAACTGCctcctactacaccactaaggcgccagaatactacaccaccaagaaaGCTGAATACTACACTACTCCAGCACCTTACTACAGCACTACGACCTACGCtgctcccagctactacaccgaggctcccaagtattacaccactgctgcttactacaccaaggttcccgagtactacaccaccaaggctcccgaATATTACACAACCACTTCCTACTACAACACAAAGGCTCCTGAGTACTACACAATCAAGAAAACCGagtactacactgaggctccCAAATATTATTCTGCGCCAGCATACTAG